The following proteins are co-located in the Halictus rubicundus isolate RS-2024b chromosome 1, iyHalRubi1_principal, whole genome shotgun sequence genome:
- the LOC143358156 gene encoding uncharacterized protein LOC143358156 isoform X2, with amino-acid sequence MVQNCPLILFSTRFQDVVQEDGRFECGDGNGGNAKTDDEKENNRTGETRSEERGQANREEAKRRRGRGQRTSELKERKRTGENRRETGSRKGRQALYYHLPQHSRAQISDRNNHLSRKFRWH; translated from the exons ATGGTGCAGAACTGTCCTTTAATACTATTCTCCACGAGATTTCAAG ATGTTGTCCAAGAAGATGGACGTTTCGAGTGCGGAGACGGGAACGGGGGGAACGCGAAGACAGATGATGAGAAAGAGAACAACAGAACAGGAGAAACACGAAGTGAAGAGCGAGGACAAGCGAACAGAGAAGAAGCGAAACGAAGAAGAGGACGAGGACAGAGGACAAGCGAATTGAAGGAGCGAAAGAGAACAGGGGAAAACCGACGCGAAACAGGGAGCAGAAAAGGAAGACAG GCGCTGTATTATCACTTACCGCAACATTCGAGAGCACAAATCTCTGATCGCAACAACCATTTGTCACGGAAGTTCAGGTGGCACTGA
- the LOC143358156 gene encoding uncharacterized protein LOC143358156 isoform X1, with protein sequence MVQNCPLILFSTRFQDVVQEDGRFECGDGNGGNAKTDDEKENNRTGETRSEERGQANREEAKRRRGRGQRTSELKERKRTGENRRETGSRKGRQLSAPPTTLPVGPTLNVPPTTTWFAASQREQRNSPSGGSRRKWNGGKNWRAKGSTGKTMRANLCDPNRKNRRRYPAAPPCPNRSAPTRWVEGFCDVSREMAISIFTVDGLLIPSTNILYFRGEPTLHHRKEI encoded by the exons ATGGTGCAGAACTGTCCTTTAATACTATTCTCCACGAGATTTCAAG ATGTTGTCCAAGAAGATGGACGTTTCGAGTGCGGAGACGGGAACGGGGGGAACGCGAAGACAGATGATGAGAAAGAGAACAACAGAACAGGAGAAACACGAAGTGAAGAGCGAGGACAAGCGAACAGAGAAGAAGCGAAACGAAGAAGAGGACGAGGACAGAGGACAAGCGAATTGAAGGAGCGAAAGAGAACAGGGGAAAACCGACGCGAAACAGGGAGCAGAAAAGGAAGACAG CTCTCCGCACCACCTACAACGCTGCCGGTCGGCCCGACACTGAACGTACCACCGACAACTACTTGGTTCGCGGCTTCGCAGCGGGAGCAGAGAAACTCTCCCAGTGGGGGTAGCCGCAGGAAATGGAACGGGGGGAAAAACTGGCGAGCCAAGGGCTCTACAGGGAAAACTATGCGAGCGAACCTGTGCGATCCGAATAGGAAAAACCGGAGGCGTTATCCGGCTGCACCCCCGTGCCCGAACCGGTCCGCGCCGACACGATGGGTCGAAGGGTTTTGCGACGTTTCGAGAGAAATGGCAATTTCGATTTTCACAGTCGATGGTCTTTTGATCCCGAGTaccaatattttatatttccggGGCGAACCCACTCTACACCACAGGAAAGAAATctaa
- the LOC143358062 gene encoding multiple inositol polyphosphate phosphatase 1 isoform X1, translating to MVVAIRDLCSRMLRFSETKMALKMNVSLLLVLVLANLAYTRDSDYCFAHESDPYLYMATKTAYHFVHAGKTRFQDVPNCKAEQVWMLATHGTQCASKMEITEMLSLTEVQSQIINNHESRGNGHLCDKDLENLKRWKPDDYLVIERAEVLTPQGVEDMRLLARRLQSNFPHLLQPSAPQNITPENYVFKTAEGRTSMDQFIKGLFGDTDAVFGEEVSVNDTLLSAYKTCNIWDVEYNNVSMMEVSRFEEQPQFQSLIQNVSRRLGFLYHIPKRSILTMYDMCRYEKSWTVTKLSPWCAVFNKEELRVLEYHEDLYFYYQAGYGREINAHLGCTLLQDMMNHFWKVEQDTESVEPNGVFYFSDIISLQNLLTTLNINKDSSKLTAYNYDNMAKRQWRSSFISPFAANLVAVFYKCDGDSQPNKVMFYLAEKLVLLDGCDVGLCDWEYFKQKFNPIINKCNLNACWDENGVAAYVPNIILILFSCFSLVLFRK from the exons ATGGTTGTTGCGATCAGAGATTTGTGCTCTCGAATGTTGCG CTTTTCGGAGACCAAGATGGCGCTCAAAATGAACGTGTCCCTGTTGCTCGTGCTCGTCCTGGCGAATCTCGCGTACACCCGCGATTCCGATTACTGTTTCGCCCATGAGAGTGATCCGTATTTGTACATGGCCACCAAAACTGCCTACCATTTCGTCCATGCCGGCAAAACACGGTTCCAAGATGTACCGA actgcaaagccgagCAGGTTTGGATGCTGGCAACGCACGGCACACAGTGCGCATCGAAAATGGAGATCACCGAGATGCTTTCGTTAACGGAAGTGCAGAGCCAAATAATCAACAACCACGAGTCCCGAGGCA ACGGCCACTTGTGCGACAAGGACTTAGAAAACTTGAAAAGATGGAAGCCGGACGATTACCTGGTGATAGAGAGGGCGGAAGTTTTGACACCGCAAGGCGTGGAGGATATGAGATTGCTCGCGAGACGATTGCAAAGCAACTTCCCTCACCTTTTGCAACCGAGCGCACCGCAAAATATAACGCCGGAGAATTATGTG TTCAAAACCGCGGAAGGTCGTACGAGCATGGATCAGTTCATAAAGGGACTGTTCGGTGACACCGACGCTGTCTTCGGCGAAGAAGTTTCCGTGAATGACACGCTGCTGTCC GCTTATAAAACTTGCAACATATGGGACGTCGAGTACAACAATGTTTCCATGATGGAGGTCAGCAGATTCGAAGAGCAACCGCAATTTCAGAGTCTCATACAGAATGTCAGCCGACGGCTGGGATTCCTCTACCATATTCCGAAAC GTTCGATCCTAACGATGTACGACATGTGCCGTTACGAAAAGTCTTGGACAGTGACGAAACTTTCTCCGTGGTGTGCCGTTTTCAACAAAGAGGAGCTCCGCGTGCTGGAGTATCACGAGGATCTCTACTTCTATTACCAAGCCGGATATGGACGTGAAATCAATGCACACTTAGGATGTACGCTTTTGCAAGACATGATGAATCACTTTTG GAAAGTGGAACAAGACACGGAGTCGGTCGAACCCAATGGCGTGTTCTACTTCAGCGACATCATCAGCCTTCAAAATCTACTGACCACGTTGAACATTAACAAAGACTCATCGAAACTGACAGCCTATAATTACGACAATATGGCAAAACGTCAATGGCGATCGTCGTTTATCTCGCCCTTCGCCGCCAATCTCGTCGCAGTGTTCTACAA ATGCGACGGTGATAGTCAGCCAAACAAGGTCATGTTTTACTTGGCTGAGAAGCTAGTCTTGCTTGACGGATGTGACGTAGGGCTGTGCGACTGGGAATACTTCAAACAGAAATTCAACCCCATTATTAATAAGTGCAACCTGAACGCCTGTTGGGACGAAAACGGCGTGGCCGCCTACGTACCGAACATTATTCTAATCCTATTTTCGTGCTTCTCTCTAGTCTTATTTAGAAAATag
- the LOC143358062 gene encoding multiple inositol polyphosphate phosphatase 1 isoform X2: MALKMNVSLLLVLVLANLAYTRDSDYCFAHESDPYLYMATKTAYHFVHAGKTRFQDVPNCKAEQVWMLATHGTQCASKMEITEMLSLTEVQSQIINNHESRGNGHLCDKDLENLKRWKPDDYLVIERAEVLTPQGVEDMRLLARRLQSNFPHLLQPSAPQNITPENYVFKTAEGRTSMDQFIKGLFGDTDAVFGEEVSVNDTLLSAYKTCNIWDVEYNNVSMMEVSRFEEQPQFQSLIQNVSRRLGFLYHIPKRSILTMYDMCRYEKSWTVTKLSPWCAVFNKEELRVLEYHEDLYFYYQAGYGREINAHLGCTLLQDMMNHFWKVEQDTESVEPNGVFYFSDIISLQNLLTTLNINKDSSKLTAYNYDNMAKRQWRSSFISPFAANLVAVFYKCDGDSQPNKVMFYLAEKLVLLDGCDVGLCDWEYFKQKFNPIINKCNLNACWDENGVAAYVPNIILILFSCFSLVLFRK; this comes from the exons ATGGCGCTCAAAATGAACGTGTCCCTGTTGCTCGTGCTCGTCCTGGCGAATCTCGCGTACACCCGCGATTCCGATTACTGTTTCGCCCATGAGAGTGATCCGTATTTGTACATGGCCACCAAAACTGCCTACCATTTCGTCCATGCCGGCAAAACACGGTTCCAAGATGTACCGA actgcaaagccgagCAGGTTTGGATGCTGGCAACGCACGGCACACAGTGCGCATCGAAAATGGAGATCACCGAGATGCTTTCGTTAACGGAAGTGCAGAGCCAAATAATCAACAACCACGAGTCCCGAGGCA ACGGCCACTTGTGCGACAAGGACTTAGAAAACTTGAAAAGATGGAAGCCGGACGATTACCTGGTGATAGAGAGGGCGGAAGTTTTGACACCGCAAGGCGTGGAGGATATGAGATTGCTCGCGAGACGATTGCAAAGCAACTTCCCTCACCTTTTGCAACCGAGCGCACCGCAAAATATAACGCCGGAGAATTATGTG TTCAAAACCGCGGAAGGTCGTACGAGCATGGATCAGTTCATAAAGGGACTGTTCGGTGACACCGACGCTGTCTTCGGCGAAGAAGTTTCCGTGAATGACACGCTGCTGTCC GCTTATAAAACTTGCAACATATGGGACGTCGAGTACAACAATGTTTCCATGATGGAGGTCAGCAGATTCGAAGAGCAACCGCAATTTCAGAGTCTCATACAGAATGTCAGCCGACGGCTGGGATTCCTCTACCATATTCCGAAAC GTTCGATCCTAACGATGTACGACATGTGCCGTTACGAAAAGTCTTGGACAGTGACGAAACTTTCTCCGTGGTGTGCCGTTTTCAACAAAGAGGAGCTCCGCGTGCTGGAGTATCACGAGGATCTCTACTTCTATTACCAAGCCGGATATGGACGTGAAATCAATGCACACTTAGGATGTACGCTTTTGCAAGACATGATGAATCACTTTTG GAAAGTGGAACAAGACACGGAGTCGGTCGAACCCAATGGCGTGTTCTACTTCAGCGACATCATCAGCCTTCAAAATCTACTGACCACGTTGAACATTAACAAAGACTCATCGAAACTGACAGCCTATAATTACGACAATATGGCAAAACGTCAATGGCGATCGTCGTTTATCTCGCCCTTCGCCGCCAATCTCGTCGCAGTGTTCTACAA ATGCGACGGTGATAGTCAGCCAAACAAGGTCATGTTTTACTTGGCTGAGAAGCTAGTCTTGCTTGACGGATGTGACGTAGGGCTGTGCGACTGGGAATACTTCAAACAGAAATTCAACCCCATTATTAATAAGTGCAACCTGAACGCCTGTTGGGACGAAAACGGCGTGGCCGCCTACGTACCGAACATTATTCTAATCCTATTTTCGTGCTTCTCTCTAGTCTTATTTAGAAAATag